One Pongo abelii isolate AG06213 chromosome 12, NHGRI_mPonAbe1-v2.0_pri, whole genome shotgun sequence DNA segment encodes these proteins:
- the IL18RAP gene encoding interleukin-18 receptor accessory protein, whose translation MLYLGWIFLWLVAGERIKGFNISGCSTKKLLWTYSTRSEEEFVLFCDLPEPQKSHFCHRNRLSPKQVPEHLPFMGSKDLSDVRWYRQPSNGDPLEDIRKSYPHIIQDKCTLRFLTPGVNNSGSYICRPKMIKSPYDVACCVKMILEVKPQTNASSENSTSHKQDLLLGSTGSISCPSLSCQSDAQSPEVTWYKNGKLLSVERSNRIVVDEVYDYHQGTYVCDYTQSDTVSSWTVRAVVQVRTIVGDTKLKPDILDPVEGTLEVELGKPLTISCKARFGFERVFNPVIKWYIKDSDLEWEVSVPEAKSIKSTLKDEIIERNIILEKVTQRDLHRKFVCFVQNSIGNTTQSVQLKEKRGVVLLYILLGTIGTLVSVLAASALLYRYWIEIVLLYRTYQSKDETLGDKKDFDAFVSYAKWSSFPSEATSSLSEEHLALSLFPDVLENKYGYTLCLLERDVAPGGVYAEDIVSIIKRSRRGIFILSPNYVNGPSIFELQAAVNLALGDQTLKLILIKFCYFQEPESLPHLVKKALRVLPTVTWRGLKSVPPNSRFWTKMRYHMPMKNSQGFTWNQLRITSRIFQWKGLSRTETTGRSSQPKEW comes from the exons ATGCTCTATTTGGGCTGGATATTTCTTTGGCTTGTTGCAGGAGAGCGAATTAAAGGATTTAATATTTCAG GTTGTTCCACAAAAAAACTCCTTTGGACATATTCTACAAGGAGTGAAGAGGAATTTGTCTTATTTTGTGATTTACCAGAGCCACAGAAATCACATTTCTGCCACAGAAATCGACTCTCACCAAAACAGGTCCCTGAGCACCTGCCCTTCATGGGTAGTAAGGACCTATCTGATGTCCGATGGTACCGACAACCTTCAAATGGAGATCCATTAGAGGACATTAGAAAAAGCTATCCTCACATCATTCAGGATAAATGTACCCTTCGCTTTTTGACCCCAGGGGTGAATAATTCTGGGTCGTATATTTGTAGACCCAAGATGATTAA GAGCCCCTATGATGTAGCCTGTTGTGTCAAGATGATTTTAGAAGTTAAGCCCCAGACAAATGCATCCAGTGAGAATTCCACATCACATAAGCAAGACCTACTTCTTGGGAGCACTGGCTCTATTTCTTGCCCCAGTCTCAGCTGCCAAAGTGATGCACAAAGTCCAGAGGTAACTTGGTACAAG aatggaaaacTCCTCTCTGTGGAAAGGAGCAACCGAATCGTAGTAGATGAAGTTTATGACTATCACCAGGGCACATACGTATGTGATTACACTCAGTCGGATACTGTGAGTTCATGGACAGTCAGAGCTGTTGTTCAAGTGAGAACCATTG TGGGAGACACTAAACTCAAACCAGATATTCTGGATCCTGTCGAGGGCACACTGGAAGTAGAACTTG GAAAGCCTTTAACTATTAGCTGCAAAGCACGATTTGGCTTTGAAAGGGTCTTTAACCCTGTCATAAAATGGTACATCAAAGATTCTGACCTAGAGTGGGAAGTCTCAGTACCTGAGGcgaaaag taTTAAATCCACTTTAAAGGATGAAATCATTGAGCGGAATATCATCTTGGAAAAAGTCACTCAGCGTGATCTTCACAGGAAGTTTGTTTGCTTTGTCCAGAACTCCATTGGAAACACAACCCAGTCTGTCCaactgaaagaaaagagaggag TGGTGCTCCTGTACATCCTGCTTGGCACCATCGGGACCCTGGTGTCCGTGCTGGCGGCGAGTGCCCTCCTCTACAGGTACTGGATTGAAATAGTGCTGCTGTACCGGACCTACCAGAGCAAGGACGAGACGCTTGGGG ataaaaagGATTTTGATGCTTTCGTATCCTATGCAAAATGGAGCTCTTTTCCAAGTGAGGCCACTTCATCTCTGAGTGAAGAACACTTGGCCCTGAGCCTATTTCCTGatgttttagaaaacaaatatggATATACCTTGTGTTTGCTTGAAAGAGATGTGGCTCCAGGAGGAG TGTATGCAGAAGACATTGTGAGCATTATTAAGAGAAGCAGAAGAGGAATATTTATCTTGAGCCCCAACTATGTCAATGGACCCAGTATCTTTGAACTACAAGCAGCAGTGAATCTTGCCTTGGGTGATCAAACACTGAAACTCATTTTAATTAAGTTCTGTTACTTCCAAGAGCCAGAGTCTCTACCTCATCTTGTGAAAAAAGCTCTCAGGGTTTTGCCCACAGTTACTTGGAGAGGCTTAAAATCAGTTCCTCCCAATTCTAGGTTCTGGACCAAAATGCGCTACCACATGCCTATGAAAAACTCTCAGGGATTCACTTGGAACCAGCTCAGAATTACCTCTAGGATTTTTCAGTGGAAAGGACTCAGTAGAACAGAAACCACTGGGAGGAGCTCCCAGCctaaggaatggtga